A section of the Salmo trutta chromosome 4, fSalTru1.1, whole genome shotgun sequence genome encodes:
- the LOC115191080 gene encoding zinc finger protein 583-like isoform X3: protein MATGFHTQIASIMEVLANAAVAEICKLVDDDYAVFRLEITQSQKENRELQRKLQLIELKVARERAEKTMRERVLASRPRSVKILDRYRGMARVSGEGHLTGGHRSFVKPAGHKTWRDEQPITIDEGSGTSTQHVIVIESEDASPGVKLERSEGEEDPLHSRDIQTGVAGVAPPVATEDPTTAPELPRPRRSITEVSGTLNAVLKSETDTETLMRLGRLGCPPAPRSEYLLYGNPSPRTVLSHQDSVDTLQTGNDPSCSYAAEMIPGDVPVGLDTQTNPMRGDWNQYSSSGYSEGFLDKKGEGLVIDEVTVKVEDDALLTWNADQTHLGEGHSQGNTGDFLYYRESLETNLNVATHSPLHTLRDRDPVSTSMAPSDSHASVLFDQVLNSKVQRAKAQGGGATTDGKEKRFLCMFCNKGFSCPQKVEIHQRIHTGVKPFNCTQCHMRFAQACNLKRHQRVHTGEKPYSCPQCEKRFSHQHHLKMHLNVHTGERPFACTHCRKRFSERSYLRIHQQKNHSTL from the exons ATGGCCAcgggttttcacactcaaatagcctccattaTGGAGGTGCTGgcgaatgcagccgtggcagagatctgtaaactcgtagacgacgactatgcagtgtttcgtttggaaataactcaaagccagaaagaaaacagggaATTGCAGAGGAAACTTCAGCTAATCGAACTGAAGGTGgcacgggagcgcgcagagaAGACAATGCGAGAGCGCGTCCTCGCTAGTCGTCCCAGaagtgtcaagatcctcgaccgatacagaggaatggcaagag tctcaggtgaaggacatctcactggaggccacaggagctttgtgaagccagcggGACACAAGACATGGCGAGATGAACAACCAATCACTattgatgaggggagtggaacctcaacccagcatgTTATCGTTATAGAG TCTGAAGATGCAAGTCCTGGGGTCAAGCTGGAGaggtctgaaggagaggaggacccaCTGCACAGCAGAGACATCCAGACTGGAGTGGCTGGAGTAGCCCCCCCTGTAGCCACGGAGGACCCCACCACTGCCCCAGAGCTGCCCAGGCCCCGACGTagcatcacggaggtcagtggaacgctgaacgccgtcctcaagtcagagacagatacagagacttTAATGAGGCTGGGGCGACTGGGCTGTCCACCTGCTCCCCGCTCAGAGTATTTACTTTATGGTAACCCGAGCCCAAGGACAGTTCTGTCCCATCAGGACTCAGTTGACACGTTACAGACTGGCAATGATCCGTCCTGTTCATACGCTGCAGAGATGATACCTGGTGACGTGCCTGTGGGCTTAGATACACAGACTAATCCAATGAGAGGGGACTGgaaccagtacagtagtagtggATACTCTGAAGGGTTCCTAGATAAGAAAGGAGAGGGTCTGGTCATAGATGAGgtgactgtgaaagtggaggATGACGCTCTTCTGACATGGAATGCAGACCAGACTCACTTAGGAGAAGGACACTCGCAGGGCAACACCGGTGACTTCTTATACTACAGGGAAAGCTTAGAGACAAATCTTAATGTCGCGACCCACTCACCTTTACACACACTCAGGGATCGCGACCCAGTGTCCACATCGATGGCACCATCTGATTCACATGCCAGCGTCCTTttcgatcaggtattgaactcaaagGTCCAAAGGGCTAAGGCTCAGGGAGGGGGAGCAACAACAGACGGTAAAGAGAAgcggttcctctgcatgttctgtaacaaaggcttcagctgcccccagaaggtggagatccaccagaggatcCACACAGGGGTGAAACCCTTCAATTGTACGcagtgtcacatgcgcttcgCCCAGGCCTgcaacctgaagaggcaccagagggtccacacaggggagaaaccctacagctgcccccagtgtgagaagaggttctcccaccagcaccaTCTGAAAATGCACCTGAATGTCCATACGGGAGAAAGGCCATTTGCCTGTACGCACTGcaggaagaggttctcagagaggagctacctcaggatacaccagcagaaaaaccaTTCCACTCTATAA